One Solanum pennellii chromosome 9, SPENNV200 DNA segment encodes these proteins:
- the LOC107029248 gene encoding UDP-glycosyltransferase 86A1-like, translated as MAKKLHPHALVIPCPYQGHINPTIHLALKLASKGFIITFINTQFIHSQITKAHSPSSGLENIFSKACESGLDIRYLTISDGFPLEFDRNMNSLPFLEGLINGFSNYVDKLVGELVKEDCVDPINCLIADTFFVWPSIIAKTYEIVHVSFFTEPALVFALYYHLDLLEENGHSGSHENRKDIVDYIPGVKSIKSSDLPSLYQNSVVHQLIYKAFQDVRKADIIIANTVQELEPETITSIQEKHKFYAIGPIVSANFTELTISSSLWSEHDCTQWLDAKPRGSVLYVSFGSVALVNKEDILELAHGLMLSEVNFIWVLRFNVLGQDEDDILPVGYKEKVKDRGLIVPWCNQTRVISHSAVGGFLSHCGWNSVVESIWCGVPLICSPLVTDQLANRKLVVYDWKVGINLRDEESITREEVRSKIKYLMNEETSNNLRKNVAQVKETFHNTLATNGSSNVNFNKFVEELKIKISLA; from the exons GCCCATATCAAGGTCATATAAACCCAACAATTCATCTAGCCTTAAAACTTGCTTCAAAAGGATTCATTATAACTTTTATCAACACACAATTTATTCATTCCCAAATAACAAAAGCCCATTCACCTTCCTCCGGGCTCGAAAATATCTTCTCTAAAGCCTGTGAATCTGGGCTTGATATACGTTATTTAACTATTTCCGATGGATTTCCGTTGGAATTCGATCGGAATATGAATTCGTTGCCATTTTTGGAAGGTTTAATAAATGGGTTTTCGAATTATGTTGATAAACTAGTTGGGGAATTAGTGAAAGAGGATTGTGTTGATCCAATTAATTGTTTGATTGCTGATACATTCTTTGTTTGGCCATCGATTATCGCAAAAACATATGAGATTGTTCATGTTTCATTCTTCACTGAGCCAGCTTTGGTTTTTGCTCTGTATTATCACTTGGATTTGCTTGAAGAAAATGGTCACTCTGGCTCTCATG AAAATAGGAAAGATATTGTTGATTATATTCCTGGAGTTAAATCAATCAAATCAAGTGACTTGCCATCCTTGTACCAAAATTCGGTGGTGCACCAATTAATCTACAAGGCATTTCAAGATGTTCGAAAAGCCGATATAATAATAGCCAACACCGTTCAGGAGCTCGAACCTGAAACCATCACATCGATTCAAGAAAAGCACAAGTTCTACGCCATTGGTCCAATTGTGTCCGCGAATTTCACTGAACTAACTATTTCGAGTAGCCTATGGTCCGAGCACGATTGCACCCAATGGCTCGATGCCAAGCCTCGTGGTTCGGTCTTATACGTCTCGTTTGGGAGTGTGGCTCTTGTTAACAAAGAGGATATTCTTGAATTAGCTCATGGACTTATGCTTAGTGAAGTGAATTTCATTTGGGTACTTAGGTTTAATGTTTTAGGTCAAGACGAAGATGATATTTTGCCCGTTGGATATAAAGAAAAAGTGAAGGATCGAGGGTTGATCGTGCCATGGTGCAACCAAACGAGGGTGATTTCACATTCAGCAGTTGGAGGTTTCTTGAGTCACTGTGGATGGAATTCTGTAGTGGAGAGTATTTGGTGTGGGGTGCCGTTGATTTGTTCTCCGCTTGTCACCGATCAACTCGCTAATCGGAAATTAGTGGTTTATGATTGGAAAGTTGGAATTAATCTTCGTGACGAGGAATCGATCACGAGAGAGGAAGTACGCAGTAAgattaaatatttgatgaacGAAGAGACTTCGAATAATTTAAGGAAGAATGTTGCACAAGTGAAAGAGACATTTCATAATACATTAGCTACGAATGGATCATCAAATGTTAATTTTAATAAGTTTGTTGAAGAGTTGAAGATAAAGATTAGTTTAGCTTGA
- the LOC107029561 gene encoding UDP-glycosyltransferase 86A1-like — translation MANHHQKPHAIMIPYPYQGHITPFVYLAIKLASHGFTITFVNTHYIHSKISNSQSRENSQMKNKDDLFARARESGLDIRYATVNDGFPLGFDRSLNHDQFVEGLLHVFSAHFDELVGDLVKSDPPVTCLIADTFYVWPAMIAEKYNLVYVSFWTEPALVFNLYYHMELLKKNGHFASQDNRKDTIDYIPGVKAIEPRDLMSYLQATDIWTVVHRVIYKAFTDIKKADIIICNTVQELEFDTLSALNKNQPTYAIGPIFPSGNFTKAPFSISLWSESDCSQWLNNKPNSSVLYVSFGSYAHTSKEDLLEIAHGLQLSGVNFIWVLRPDIVSSDETDFLPVGFEESIKDRGLIVPWCRQIEVISHPATGGFLTHCGWNSTLESIWCGIPLICFPLLTDQFTNRKLVVNDWKIGINLCDKERVTHEEVSEKVSHFMCGSSAQELRKAVKEVRKTLENALGQDGSSEKNFHQFMENIKVNARKRAGLSNGHVSPLHQNGNGLVH, via the exons atgGCGAATCATCACCAAAAACCTCATGCTATTATGATTCCATATCCATATCAAGGTCACATTACTCCTTTTGTGTATTTAGCTATAAAATTAGCTTCACATGGTTTCACAATCACTTTTGTAAACACTCATTATATACATTCTAAGATTTCCAATTCACAATCTAGAGAAAATTCTcaaatgaaaaacaaagatGATTTGTTTGCTAGAGCTCGTGAATCTGGGCTTGATATTCGTTATGCAACGGTGAATGATGGGTTTCCTTTAGGGTTTGATAGGTCATTGAATCATGACCAATTTGTTGAGGGTTTGTTGCACGTTTTTTCAGCGCATTTTGATGAattggttggggatttggtgaaATCCGATCCGCCGGTGACGTGTTTGATCGCTGATACGTTTTATGTATGGCCGGCGATGATCGCCGAGAAGTATAATTTGGTTTATGTTTCGTTTTGGACGGAACCTGCTCTGGTTTTTAATCTGTATTATCATATGGAATTGCTCaaaaaaaatggacattttGCTTCTCAAG ATAACCGAAAGGACACTATAGACTACATACCAGGAGTTAAAGCTATTGAACCAAGAGACTTGATGTCTTATCTCCAAGCAACTGATATTTGGACTGTGGTTCATAGGGTAATCTACAAGGCCTTTACAGATATTAAAAAGGCTGATATCATCATTTGTAACACAGTCCAAGAACTTGAATTTGATACTCTCTCAGCCCTAAACAAAAACCAGCCCACATATGCTATTGGTCCCATTTTCCCATCTGGTAATTTCACTAAGGCCCCATTCAGTATTAGCCTATGGTCTGAGTCTGATTGCTCTCAATGGCTCAACAACAAGCCCAATTCCTCAGTCTTGTATGTCTCATTTGGGAGCTATGCTCACACTAGTAAAGAAGACTTATTGGAGATAGCCCATGGGCTTCAACTTAGTGGGGTGAACTTCATTTGGGTCCTAAGGCCTGATATCGTTAGCTCAGACGAGACAGATTTCCTGCCTGTGGGGTTCGAGGAAAGTATAAAAGATCGAGGGCTGATCGTGCCATGGTGTAGACAGATTGAAGTGATATCACACCCTGCGACTGGTGGATTCCTGACTCACTGTGGATGGAACTCGACGTTGGAAAGCATATGGTGTGGTATACCATTGATTTGTTTTCCCTTGCTGACTGATCAATTCACTAACCGAAAACTAGTTGTAAATGATTGGAAGATCGGAATCAACCTTTGTGACAAAGAACGCGTTACACACGAGGAAGTATCCGAAAAGGTTAGCCATTTTATGTGTGGGAGTAGTGCTCAAGAGTTGAGGAAAGCAGTGAAGGAAGTGAGGAAGACATTAGAGAATGCATTAGGACAAGATGGATCATCTGAGAagaattttcatcaatttatgGAAAACATAAAAGTCAATGCAAGGAAACGGGCCGGGCTTTCGAATGGGCATGTTAGTCCATTACACCAAAATGGTAATGGGCTGGTCCATTGA
- the LOC107030626 gene encoding cell division control protein 48 homolog D-like has translation MSNKAESSDSKGTKKDFSTAILERKKSPNRLVIDEAINDDNSVVSLHPDTMQKLQFFRGDTILIKGKKRKDTICIAIVDDKCDESKIRMNKVVRNNLRVRLGDVVSVHQCPDVKYGKRVHILPIDDSIEGVTGNLFDAYLKPYFVEAYRPVRKGDLFLVRGGMRSVEFKVIETDPAEYCVVAPDTEIFCEGEPVNREDENRLDEVGYDDVGGVRKQMAQIRELVELPLRHPQLFKSIGVKPPKGILLYGPPGSGKTLIARAVANETGAFFFCINGPEIMSKLAGESESNLRKAFEEAEKNAPSIIFIDEIDSIAPKREKTHGEVERRIVSQLLTLMDGLKSRAHVIVMGASNRPNSIDPALRRFGRFDREIDIGVPDEVGRLEVLRIHTKNMKLAEDVDLERICKETHGYVGADLAALCTEAALQCIREKMDVIDLEDESIDAEILNSMAVTNEHFSTALGTSNPSALRETVVEVPNVSWEDIGGLENVKRELQETVQYPVEHPEKFEKFGMSPSKGVLFYGPPGCGKTLLAKAIANECQANFISIKGPELLTKWFGESEANVREIFDKARGSAPCVLFFDELDSIATQRGGSRGDAGGAADRVLNQLLTEMDGMNAKKTVFIIGATNRPDIIDPALLRPGRLDQLIYIPLPDEDSRHQIFKACLRKSPLSKDIDLRALAKYTQGFSGADITEICQRACKYAIRENIEKDVERERRRRDNPEAMEEDVNDEVSEIKPAHFEESMKYARRSVSDGDIRKYHAFAQTLQQSRGFGSEFRFAGPTTGTTDPFATSAGGAADEDELYN, from the exons atgagTAACAAAGCTGAATCATCTGATTC GAAGGGGACTAAGAAGGATTTTAGTACAGCAATTTTGGAGaggaagaaatcacctaatCGTCTTGTCATTGATGAAGCAATCAATGATGATAATTCTGTTGTTTCACTTCATCCTGATACCATGCAAAAGCTCCAGTTTTTTCGTGGTGACACAATTTTGATAAAG ggaaagaaaagaaaagatactATCTGCATTGCCATTGTTGATGACAAGTGTGATGAGTCAAAGATTAGGATGAACAAGGTTGTCAGAAATAACCTTAGGGTTCGTCTTGGTGATGTTGTCTCTGTTCATCAATGCCCTGATGTCAAATATGGTAAACGTGTGCACATTCTTCCAATTGATGACAGCATTGAGGGAGTTACCGGAAATCTGTTTGACGCTTACTTGAAAC CCTATTTCGTTGAAGCATATCGACCAGTGAGGAAGGGTGATCTATTTCTTGTAAGAGGAGGAATGAGAAGTGTAGAATTCAAGGTTATTGAAACTGATCCAGCTGAATATTGTGTTGTCGCCCCAGATACTGAGATATTCTGTGAGGGTGAACCTGTGAACAGAGAAGATGAGAATCGGTTAGATGAGGTTGGTTATGATGACGTTGGTGGCGTgcgtaaacaaatggctcagaTCCGCGAGCTTGTTGAGCTTCCGTTGAGGCATCCACAACTGTTCAAATCTATTGGTGTGAAACCTCCCAAAGGAATTCTCTTGTATGGACCTCCTGGATCAGGGAAGACATTGATAGCTCGAGCAGTTGCTAATGAGACTGGTGCGTTCTTCTTTTGTATTAATGGACCAGAGATCATGTCCAAATTGGCAGGAGAAAGTGAAAGCAATCTCAGGAAAGCATTTGAGGAAGCTGAGAAGAATGCaccttcaattatttttattgatgaaattgatTCAATAGCTCCTAAACGTGAGAAGACTCATGGAGAGGTCGAGAGGAGGATTGTTTCTCAGCTCTTGACTCTCATGGATGGTCTCAAATCACGTGCCCACGTAATTGTCATGGGTGCCTCTAATCGCCCAAATAGTATTGACCCCGCCCTAAGAAGGTTTGGCAGATTCGATAGGGAGATCGATATTGGTGTCCCGGATGAAGTCGGGCGTCTTGAGGTGCTTCGTATCCATACAAAGAACATGAAGCTCGCTGAAGAT GTTGATTTGGAAAGGATTTGCAAAGAAACACATGGTTATGTTGGTGCGGATTTGGCAGCTTTGTGTACTGAGGCTGCACTTCAGTGCATCAGAGAGAAGATGGATGTGATTGATTTGGAAGATGAATCTATCGACGCTGAGATATTAAATTCAATGGCTGTGACCAACGAGCACTTCTCAACTGCTCTTGGGACAAGCAATCCATCTGCCCTGCGTGAAACT GTTGTTGAAGTTCCTAATGTCTCCTGGGAGGACATTGGAGGCCTTGAGAATGTCAAGCGTGAGCTTCAAGAG aCTGTTCAATATCCTGTGGAACATCCCGAGAAGTTCGAGAAGTTTGGTATGTCTCCTTCTAAGGGTGTTCTCTTCTATGGGCCACCTGGATGCGGAAAAACTTTGTTGGCGAAGGCTATTGCAAACGAATGCCAGGCCAATTTTATTAGTATCAAGGGTCCAGAATTGCTTACCAAGTGGTTTGGAGAGAGCGAAGCCAATGTTAGAGAAATATTCGACAAGGCTCGAGGGTCTGCTCCTTGTGTCCTGTTTTTTGATGAGTTGGACTCGATTGCTACTCAG AGAGGCGGTAGCAGAGGAGATGCCGGGGGAGCTGCTGATAGAGTTTTGAATCAACTCCTCACCGAGATGGATGGCATGAATGCCAAGAAAACGGTTTTCATCATCGGTGCCACCAACAGGCCTGACATTATTGATCCTGCACTTCTACGTCCCGGTCGTCTTGACCAATTGATTTACATTCCTCTTCCTGACGAGGACTCCCGCCATCAAATTTTCAAGGCATGCCTGCGGAAATCACCCCTTTCTAAGGATATCGATCTCAGAGCTCTTGCAAAATATACGCAAGGGTTCAGCGGAGCTGACATTACAGAGATCTGTCAACGTGCATGCAAATACGCTATCCGAGAGAACATTGAGAAA GATGTTGAGAGGGAGAGAAGGAGAAGGGATAATCCGGAAGCTATGGAGGAAGACGTTAACGATGAAGTATCTGAGATCAAGCCTGCTCACTTTGAGGAATCAATGAAGTACGCTCGAAGGAGTGTGAGTGATGGTGATATCCGCAAGTACCACGCGTTTGCTCAGACGTTGCAGCAGTCCCGAGGGTTTGGTTCTGAGTTCCGGTTTGCAGGTCCCACCACCGGGACTACTGATCCCTTTGCAACTTCTGCTGGTGGTGCAGCAGATGAAGATGAACTGTATAACTAG